In Archocentrus centrarchus isolate MPI-CPG fArcCen1 chromosome 23, fArcCen1, whole genome shotgun sequence, the sequence ATTTATTGATCAGTGATTGATGCAGAACCACGGTCCCCAACATTCAGCACAAGAAAAACACCCCACGCGTGATCAGTGTCAAACACGTTCACGTCGCTGTGACACGATCACGTGGTTAGCCCATCACACATAGGAACGGGAACGTGTGCGATTGGTTGCATCAGACACATGAAAACATGTAGAATGACAGCATCAGTGCCTGAGAGGCTGCATACTGTGATACGCGTGACTTTTAGCTGCTTTTTAGCTGCTTTACACGAAACATTAAATGTTCACCCCACGAAATAAACGTGCATTTATATCACATGTCACATCCGCAATGATGTGTAAGGCAGACACTGCAGTGACTGGAGCCTCAGCCCGTTAAtgcacagcagcagtgaaagtgTGCTCTTTAAAATATGGAGTGCAGTAAAAATGTGAAGTTAAATGACAGGAGAAGGTTTGGAGTGAAGGTCACTGCAGCGTGTTTCCCATTCTGAGGTGTTATTTGTGGGCAGCAGAAATGGATCcatgtgtttatttctgtgtgtttatttctgtgtgtgtccagcTGATGTCAGCATGTGTGCTGGGAGTGGCCGCGTGGATCAGGGACTCTCTGAACACCGTCCTGACCCTGACGGCCCACACCAGGTGAGTCCAGGCACACTCACAGAGCTCAGGTATCAGAAGCAAACCAGGTGATGACACTTAACAGCCTGAAGATAATTTTAAATCAGCTTCATCTGACATATCCTGTGACCCCATGTGCACACGCCCTCCCTGATCGCTCCGCAGACTCCTTCTGAAGATGTTCCTGAAATGTAAACCGTCCAGATGTTACtaaacagctgcttttctgGAGTTTATTGAGATGTGCACTGAGCTCAGAGAGTGGAGGCAAAGTGCCGGGTTCATAAcaagtgtgtgactgtgtgtggtgCAGGTTGGAGGAAGCTGCTGTCCTCACGTATTCTCCAGCTGTCCACCCCGTCGTCATCGCTGTGTGCTGTTTTCTCATCATCGTGGCCATGGTGGGATACTGCGGGACGCTCAGATGTAACCTGCTGCTTCTCTCCTGGGTACGGCTGTTTGTCTCTGCATCATTACACAAGCCAAGAAACACATTTGCACTTCATGCAGGGTCTTTATTTTAGAATCACAAAGCCTTTACTGTCGTCACCTGCTGAGTGCGCAGAAACGGGTTCATTTCAGATGTGCACATCTTATATTTACTTCACATTTAGCAGGAAACACTGAGTTCCAGTTACACACATCTGGAAATTCCCAACATTAGGAAGTCCTGGAGTGGCAGAAAGATACAGATGAACACTTTGTTTGACCTCAGCGAGCGCATTAAAGCTGCAGCCTGTGCACATGGTACACTTTGCTCCCCTGTTAGCAGCGTGTTAGCTGTATAACGGTTCTGACACTGAGACTGGTACGGTGATGCAAACACCCATGTTCCCATGGTCCCAGGTCCTGACAGGGTtaaagcaggccgggagctggAAGCTCAAAGATGGTTCAGGTAAAGCGTGAACTGGTCAGATTTTTCACTCTGAGTGATCGAACCTGtggttaaaaacagcagcattctCTGAACCTGaaacctgatcagtaagtgaacgTTTCTCACTGACAGACTGAAACCTCATTTTCCTCTAAATGAGACGTTCCTCCAGTTAGACGCTGAGCTCTGATCTCATCAGCTGTTCCTGGCGTTGGCTCGCTGCAGCTGTATGTTCATGTGCTGACTCCACCTGCATAGTGCCACCTGTCTTAACAATGGAGGGAAGGGTTCACCTTAGTCCAGACTCTGGGATCAGGGGAAACGGTGGCAGCAGGTGAGTCCTCCAATCACACCTGAAAGGAGGGTGGCAACTGCCCATCACGGGGCTTTACTTAGATCCCCCTCTGACTGCGTTATGATGGGGTCGGCCTTTGATCCACATCACCTGCCTGCTGTTCTCTGAATGGGCGGGGCCAGGTGTCACATGTCCCCATTGTCTGAGAGGTGATAAGATTATCCTGTGAAAGACGAGTTGCTGAGAGAGGAGCTTCAGTTTGCTGCAGGGACTTCCACAGGGGAGAGAAACCCGCTCACCcagcaccaacacacacacacacacacgcacactcacacccCTCAGTCGCCCGTGATCCAACTGCGAGATCACATGACAAGAGAACCCCACCTTTTCCTCACACCCGCAGACACCAGCAGACACACCCTTCAGGAAGTCAGAATGAGCTAACCACGTCAGGAGGAAGTGAGATGGGTGGATGGCTCAAACAATCACTTCCATCCAGGAGACGGAGGCTAAACTCAGAGTTTTCAGGATTAGTTTGTTTAGCTAAGGGTTTGGGGTAAAACAGATGCTTTCACAGCGTGATTTAACTTCTTCTTTTAAACAGGAAGTTCCTGTAAACCTCTGGAGCAGGACAGTCTCCTTCCTCCAGTGaagctgttttgtgtgtgtgagtgtagcagcaggtggaggagtgTGAAAGAGCAGGTTATAGCATCTTGACACGGGGCCCAACTTGTCATTCTTCAGCACAAATGTTAACATTTGCTCTGACTGAAGCTGGCTGGCAACAAAAGTGAATTTAAAAGTTGCAAAGCTTCCAGATAGGAAGTGACCCACAGGCTCCTGGGTGTGACATCACCACCCCTCCAAATGAGGACTTTTTAGGGTGCAGAGCCTCTCTCAGGGAATCACACACAGGCAGTGTTACACGTCTGGCCCTGCATGAAGCGCTCTGTTAACACCATCTAATGAGGAGGCTGCAGAGCTCTTTGAGTTTGATTGGCACCGTCTggactttcttcttcttctgtttgtgtGACAGTGCAGAGTCAAAACATCTTCAACAAGCTTCAGTTTGACTATCAGACTAAACTCTCCTCATTTCCATCTGTGTTCCAGTATTTCGGCAGTCTGTTGGTGATCTTCTGTGTGGAGCTGGCCAGTGCTGTTTGGACCTACGAGGAGGTGAGCCTCATTTTTCCCAGCATCATCAGAAGTGCAGGAAAAGAAGCAGACCGGCATGGATGCAAACCTTTAAGCAATAGATCATCAGAGCAGATAGAATTACAGCCACATCTCATGTGAAATTATGACTCATTATGCAACCTTTCCTCATTGAATCACAGCTGATTCTactgtgtttgtttcagtgctGAATTACAGCTTCATGGTGTCATACACAAACACGTTCACTCGTGGTGCTGCTGTAACCAGTTTTCTGCCATGAAGTAAACACTTCCTGACTAACATTCAGCTGCTGACACAAACCGGACTCAGCGGCTCGACTCGGCTCTAAGAATAACCACAAATGTCAGACGCGTCCGGCTcactgctgcagagcagctccTCTTTCAGCGCCGCCACGACACACATCAAACCCACCTGCAGACGCTCCACGCACTGCAGTGTACTTCATTTAATGCATCACATTAAAGATGTGATCACAGAGTACATGAAACCTGTTATCAGAGGTTAAATCCTCTCAGTGAGATCAGAGGAAACCTGCTAACACGGACAGGTAAGCAGCCGGCAGAGGCTGCAGCACATCTCAGGTTTTCCTGCTGGTTTCAGGAAGTGTAAGTGACTTCCAAACATCAGCAAACTaaccaatcagatttcagtgcTGACAGAATATTCAGTGTTTCTTTACAGGGTTGGATTTTTGTAAATCCATAAAGTTTGATTTTGAATGCTGTCAGtggggcagcagcagcagtttgatgATCCGGGTTTGGAAGTCTGACCTCAGGCTCAGTTTATCTCTGCAGCTGTGCGAGTGCCTCAGCTGCCTGCAGGGGGTTGTGGGTATTGTAGTGAATGGTTTCTTATCagcagacatacacacacctggATGTTTGTCCCTCAGGGGGTGTCTTTGTGACAGAGGGCCCTTTCAGACAGGAGGCTCTGTGCAAGTTAAATATTGTAAAACGAGGTGTGAGCGTCTCACAGGAGCACAAAGGTGATATTTGCAGTGGAAAACAGATGTGGAGTCCACAGAGAGGACCGTGAGGGTCACGGACCACACTGAGAACCCAGATCTGTTTCACCTCTAGATGTTGGGCTGATATCTGTTCACACATGTTCAGGTGTTATGAAAGGAACATAATGAACTGAGTCCGTGCTGCTGTGCAGAGTGGAGGCTCTCGTGGAGTAATGATGGGGCAGGCCAGAGCCCAGCAGGCTGAATAATGACTTTATGTTCCTTTATGACTCTGTGAGCTGAGCTTTGTGTCTGCGACCCGTCAGGAACCAAACGTGGACGGCTGCTGTTTCCCAACCAGCACAAGTGTTTATCAGCAAGCTGCTGGATGGAAATCAGGATGTtctgttaaaggttaaaggtcaggatGCAGCATTGATCTGCTGTCAGGAGGTCAGTGTGAGGTCAGAGCGAGGCGCAGTGTGAtggacagtttgtgtgtgtgtgtgtgtgtgtgtgtgtgtgtgtgtgtgtgtgtgtgtgtgtgtgtgtgtattcagccCTCAGTGCAGCGCTCCGACATGATCAGCCTGAAGTCTCGGATGCCGAATTACGGCCTGCAGCGTTACCAGTGGCTCACACACACCTGGAACAGCTTCCAGACTGAGgtagcaccacacacacacacacacacacacacacacacacacacacacgcacacacgcacacacacacacacacacacacacgcacacaaacacatacacacagatgttGTGTGGTCATGTGACCCGCGTGCTGACAGGTGTGTGTATTCACCTGGCCTCAGTTTAAATGCTGCGGGGTGATCTACTTCACTGACTGGCTGGAGATGACGGAGATGGAGTGGCCACCCGACTCCTGCTGCTCCAATCAGTATCCAGGCTGCGCTCGCCACGCCCACTACCATGACCTCAGTGACCTTCACCAAGAGGTGAGACATGGCTGCCTCTCACTGGACAGAAACATCAGGGattttgtgctttgtgtgttttcttgtgaCAGAGGAGGTCACACCTGAGACTGAggagctgacacacacacacacacacacacacacactcacacctctGTGTGCTCGTCATCTCTGGTCaggctcttcctcctctcagctgagtgtctgtgtgtttcagggCTGCGGTCCAAAGATCTACAGCTTTATTCGTGGGACGA encodes:
- the tspan12 gene encoding tetraspanin-12, with the protein product MAREDAVRCLRCLLYALNLLFWLMSACVLGVAAWIRDSLNTVLTLTAHTRLEEAAVLTYSPAVHPVVIAVCCFLIIVAMVGYCGTLRCNLLLLSWYFGSLLVIFCVELASAVWTYEEPSVQRSDMISLKSRMPNYGLQRYQWLTHTWNSFQTEFKCCGVIYFTDWLEMTEMEWPPDSCCSNQYPGCARHAHYHDLSDLHQEGCGPKIYSFIRGTKQLQVLRFLGVSIGVAQILAMALTLTLLWALYYGRKAPELDSPAAPTPPDEPAPIAAAQGASGCGRSVKICTTVAAAAKPKEHQFEMERLHAAA